The window CGGGTAATGGGGCGTGGCGGCGAGGAGGGCGCggagggcgggggtggcggggaccGCCCCCTTGGCCCCCGGTAGGaccaccctccccgtccctccagaTCCGGCGGGTCATCGGAGATTTCGGGGTCCCCATCGCGATCCTCATCATGGTGCTGGTGGATTACAGCGTCGAGGAGACGTACACccaggtgaggggggcggggcggtcccgcacaccgcccccaccccgagaCCCCCCGGAGCGGACCGTGCCCGGCGGGTCCCgcggccggcccctccccgccgcggTCCCCGGTCTCCACCGTTCCCCTGACCGGCCCTCCGCCCCTCCCGCAGAAGCTGAGTGTGCCCAGTGGCTTCTCCGTGACGGCCCCCGGCAAACGGGGCTGGGTGATCAGCCCCCTGGGCGAGGCCAGGCCCTTCCCCGTCTGGATGATGGTCGCCAGCCTCCTGCCCGCCGTCCtcgtcttcatcctcatcttcatGGAGACGCAGATCACCACGTGGGTGGCGGCGGCCCgcgagggggagggctggaggccGACGGAGTCGGTCTCCCCGTTTCCCCAGGAGCCCTCTAAGGGCCGGAGGTCGGGGATCCGGGGGTAGTTCTGAGGCTTTAAGGGGAAGGCCACCCGTTGGGGGGTCCCGTGGGGCCAGGGAGGTTCTCTTGGCCGGACTGCGGCATCGGGGACTCACGGCTTCCCGCGCTGTGGACGCGGAGCCGCGGGGAGGAAGGTTTGCTCGCGCTTAAGCACTGCCCTCCCCGCTCCGTCTCCTCGTGGCTGgcgcgggccggcggcgggcaGGTGACGGGTTCGGGGGGCTGCCGttcgagccccccacccccctcgtcCGGGCGGAGGGCCTGGCTCAgatccgccccgccccgcccctccccgcaggCTGATCATCTCGAAGAAGGAGCGGATGCTGCAGAAGGGGTCCGGCTTCCACCTGGATCTCCTGCTCATCGTGGCCATGGGCGGGCTGTGCGCGCTCTTCGGCCTGCCGTGGCTGGCCGCCGCCACCGTCCGCTCCGTCACCCACGCCAACGCGCTGACCGTCATGAGCAAGGCCGTGGCCCCCGGGGACAAGCCCAAGATCCAGGAGGTCAAGGAGCAGCGGGTCACGGGGCTGCTGGTGGCCGTGCTCGTGGGTATGGCCGCCGCgccggctcctccccgccccctcccccccggccccctttcctcagtgctcggcccagagttcTGCCCCTGGGGGGAGGCTCGGGAACCGGCAGCGCTCCCCGACAGGTGGATCGACCGACCGGTCCCCCGACCCGGGGCTCGTATCTCCCGCGGCGCTCAGTACGCTGCCTGGCAGTGGATACCGCGATTATTAGCAGTAggtgtagtgagcgctcaacggatacaaGTTATCATGCGGTGGTCGCTGTCGATCCCTGAGGGCAGGTGGGTGGCCGGGGCTCCTTCCCCtacccctccgcccgcccgccgcgccgtcggcgcggctcagtggcaggagcccgggcttgggagtcagaggtcacgggttcgaatcccggctctgccactcgtcagctgggtgaccgtgggcaagtcgcttcacttctctgtgcctcagtgacctcgtctggaaaatggggatcaaccgggagcctcacgtgggacgacctgatgaccccgtatctacccccgcgcttagaacggtgctctgcacagagtaagcgcttaccaaatacccacactattatcatcatctcccctccccgccaacagGCCTCTCGATGGTGATCGGGGACCTGCTGCGCCAGATCCCGCTCGCCGTGCTCTTCGGCATCTTCCTGTACATGGGGGTCACCTCGCTCAACGGCATCCAGTTCTACGAGCGGCTGCACCTGCTGCTCATGCCCCCCAAGCACCACCCCGACGTCACCTACGTCAAGAAGGTCGGCGCCCCGGCCGGGCGGGGTGGCGGGAGCGAGGCGGgaaggaccggggggggggggggggggggggggcggcggcgcggggggcgGTCCCCGGGTCCGGGCCCCACCCCCCACGgcctcaccgccccctccccgcccccaggtgCGGACCCTGCGGATGCACCTGTTCACGGGGCTGCAGCTGCTCTGCCTGGCCCTGCTGTGGGCGGTCATGTCCACCGCCGCCTCGCTCGCCTTCcccttcatcctcatcctcaccgTGCCGCTCCGCATGGTGCTGCTCACCCGCATCTTCACGGAGCGCGAGATGAAATGCGTAAggagccgcccccgccctcccccgcccccgcagcggccggccccctccccgccgggccccccgctGACTTCCTTGTCTCCCGCAGCTGGACGCGAACGAGGCGGAGCCCGTGTTTGACGAGCGGGAGGGCGTGGACGAGTACAACGAGATGCCCATGCCCGTGTGacggcgggcggagggggcgggccggggccgggtgggcggAGGGAGCGGGGCCTTGGCGGGGACGGGACCactcccgccccttcccgcctCGTTTTTATTTAAGTGGATAATTTaagcgccccccccctccccggcagtAAAGTTCTTCAGCCCCCCCCCGCACCTGTGTCTCGGCGTACGTGTGTCcgtgtgggtggagggggtggtcccGGAGCCTCACAGACCACACGGGCAAGGGGGACGGAGAGTGGCTTTTATCAGAACCAAAGTGCAaacggccccggggcggggggctcgggcccggggcggggaggggggcggcggggaggttcctcagccccccgccggcccccggcgcaGGCCCACGGCGGCGTGCAGCTTCCGGCTCAGGTAGCGTTTCAGTTGGGGGAGGCCCCGCACGGCCTCCAGCTCCGGGTAGGGCAGCTGCGGGGGACAGAGCCGGGGCGTCAGGGGCCCGGGGACCGCCGGGAGGGAGCGGAGCCGGGGACGGCGTGAggagcggggagccggggggatcgcggggcggcgggggtgggggactcACGGGTAGAAGGCGATATCCCAGCAGCCGCAGGTGTCGCTCCCGCAGGGCCCGGGAGCCCAGCAGCACGCTCCCGTCGCGACAGAAGTGCCAGCGTTCCTGCACCGTCAGCACCACCCTGTGGAGGGGGGGCCCGCGTcagcagggccgggccgggggcgcgggggggcacccgccccggctcccccgcaccccccgcccccgttgcccctcccccgccccggtcctCACCTGAGGACAGACTCCTCGGTCtcgggggtcgggccgggcggGTAGGGCAGCGTGAGGTTCtggccggcggcggggaggacggCGCCGGCGCCGCTCACGCACAGGAGGAAATCTGGGAGGAAAAGCAAGGCGTCGCTCAGTTtcggcccccggctccctcctaccccacgctcccctcaccccccggggccgcccggctcaccccccacccctcgaTCCTCACCTGTCCAGTACCCCGGAGGCACAACTAGATCCTGGCGGTAATTCTCCTCTCCCAGGAGCTGCCGCAGCCCTTCCGCCACCCACCACTTGTGACTGGGGAGACACGGGTGGGAATCAGTCGGGCgacggtatttacggagcgcctgcCGCGGGCacggcacggtactaagcgcagGAGGGAGTACGAtgccccgttccccgcccgcggcgggctCCCGGCCTAGAGCGGTGCGGTCTGGGGACGCTTCGCTTCCCCGCGCCTCGGTcacgtgaaacggggattaagaccgtgggacgcggacggcgtccgacccgaccGGGGGCACGGGGACCCCCTGCCTCAACGGCCCTCCCGCggaggggccgccccctcccgccgcacCTGTATTTGCAGCGGGCGTGGTCGGCggcgaggggctgggggaagatggGCACGCGGTGCCGGGGGGGCAGGCGGGGGCCTCGGTACTCGGGGAGCTCCAGCTGCACGGCCGTGTCCAGCAGGGAGAGGTAGCGGTGCATGATGAGGGCGTGGGGGCTGcctggcgggaggagggaggctgggcacggaccgacgccccccccccccccccccccggcccccgggagctCCCAGCGGGTTCCGGGGCGCGGAGCCTCGGccccctcgcccgcccgcccgcccctcccagcGCCGCCCCGCCTTTTACCGATGACGTTGCGGATGAAGGTCGGGGAGAAGACGAGGTACAGGGTGGGCGGAGGCAGGCGGCGCAGCTGGCACAGCGACATCAAGATGTTGACGGTGGCGAGGGGGGCGGCGCCCGCCTCCCGGGCCAGGAGCCGCTCCAGGCAGGGCACGAACAGCTCGTTCCGAGGCAGATAATTCAGTCGCCCGAAGGGCAGCAGCAGCTTCTGCACCACctgcgggaagggaggggggggccggggagtcgggaaGCGGGGGGAtcccggggggcggagggcgggcgcGGACTGACCTTGCTGTCCAGCTGGGCCGCCTGGGCCACGAGGAAGTGGGCGATGGCATCGAGGAGGCGGGGCTCCCGGAGCCGGTGCCGGGCCAGGTGCTGGGCAAGTAGCACCACGCCGTGGGGGCTCAGTCCTTCTGGGCCCACCTCTGTGGACACAACCTTGTCACCCCGTGTgtccccccgggggagggggcagcagacAGGACCCCGCCTCACCCTCTGCCCCCTAGTTTCTCTTttaaatggtgtctgttaaatgctcaccgggtgccaggaagtgtactaagtgctgggatagatagaggctaatcaggtcggatccagtctctgtcccacgaggggctcacagtcttcatggccgttttacagaggaggtaactgaggcccagagaagtgaagtgacctgcccgaggtcaccctgcaggcaagtgagaagcagcacggtagagtggatagagcgcgggcctcggagttagaaggtcgggggttctaatcccggctccgccacttgtccacagagaagcagcgtggcttagtggaaagagcccggggttgggagtcggaggtcgtgggttctaatcccggctccaccgcttgtcagctgtgggacgttgggcaagtcacttcacttctccgggcctcagtgacctcaactgtaaaacggggatgaagaccgggagccccacgtgggacaacctgatgaccttgtatctcccccagtgcttagaacagtgcttggcacagagtaagcgcttaacaaataccaacgttatgattattactgcgtggccttgggtaagtaagtcgcttcacttctctgggtctcagtgacctcctctgtaaaatggggattgagaccgggagccccacgtgggacagggaccgcgtccaacccgatttgcttgtatccaccccagcgctcagtacggtgcccggcacatagtaagcgcttagcgaataccacaattatcattattgttactaagcggcagagccgggattttgaagccaggtcctctggctccccggcccaggGAGGTCGGCTCCCCCAGGCCCAAAAGAGATTTTCCCCTGGGTCCCCCGCCCTTCACCCTCCCAGGTGGGGCCCCGGGCACCTGCGATGCTGCGCAGCAACTGCCGCGGCGGGTAGCGCAGGAAGCGGTGCCAACTGAGGGCGGCCTCCAGGTCCCGGTGCCCGGCCGGGAGCGCCTCCGCCGCCACCGGCTCCTGCGTCCCGGG is drawn from Ornithorhynchus anatinus isolate Pmale09 chromosome 13, mOrnAna1.pri.v4, whole genome shotgun sequence and contains these coding sequences:
- the FASTK gene encoding fas-activated serine/threonine kinase, yielding PPPPARSRRRAVGERGAGPPGPESRNPTGVRAWHRPVAERRPVRDPSRLVARRRPSFDAGTVRARLRLASSLGVPEDGAPVQAPEQERQRRLPREQPAPGTQEPVAAEALPAGHRDLEAALSWHRFLRYPPRQLLRSIAEVGPEGLSPHGVVLLAQHLARHRLREPRLLDAIAHFLVAQAAQLDSKVVQKLLLPFGRLNYLPRNELFVPCLERLLAREAGAAPLATVNILMSLCQLRRLPPPTLYLVFSPTFIRNVIGSPHALIMHRYLSLLDTAVQLELPEYRGPRLPPRHRVPIFPQPLAADHARCKYSHKWWVAEGLRQLLGEENYRQDLVVPPGYWTDFLLCVSGAGAVLPAAGQNLTLPYPPGPTPETEESVLRVVLTVQERWHFCRDGSVLLGSRALRERHLRLLGYRLLPLPYPELEAVRGLPQLKRYLSRKLHAAVGLRRGPAGG